The Pyrenophora tritici-repentis strain M4 chromosome 3, whole genome shotgun sequence genome has a window encoding:
- a CDS encoding PHD multi-domain protein, with amino-acid sequence MDFTHMQTPPPTRDASSRRGPPQGAANGAGTPATVIHRTPVQVPSSETFFDQTPFGFGNLQYTSDMMQLSGLDPMSASLMPQSRLFWDPSNDGMQMDLDVPLGVDPFASTPHRMEQNMNWQAFNHQVTNPMQTPAFQSFQASPGPTFLNPHAEQAHNMRHSSFVATSTSVNPSMLLSTYDPNMITSPETLQLQSSVNVGSRQPYETQLRDAQAEREQVRRARSQHSRSNTNSSSGSTENVKPGLQRSNTDSMMKSRSLTTEARISIPTNLSTIPRRSSPLKRQNGGSMKAIPEIRKPRTRLIIDETGRARTETVSADDDDETPRAIRRASQQDPRRQYPDLYEQEDSGSEEDEPPPILSRNASFTVPQPERRAPKHARTDSGGFEGGASFKVARPALRPASAFDIASFQSARPIRPSAAEHASQRSASADHSRDSEVHSPGDALGALKKMVGERQQRIERASQNTLKAHNQRWAQASAEISNITPPHANGFILGQYDPFTNTFNGSPNNTPSTDRSSLSSESRCICNGGVDDDNAPMVQCESCNKWLHMGCVGLSKGALPRVYVCVFCTGQTPIARGGRLRGPVPFESPLNHKTMFRR; translated from the exons ATGGACTTTACCCATATGCAAACCCCACCCCCAACCAGGGATGCTTCGTCTAGGAGGGGTCCCCCACAGGGTGCAGCAAACGGCGCGGGCACACCTGCCACTGTAATACACAGGACGCCCGTCCAGGTACCATCGTCAGAAACCTTCTTCGACCAGACCCCATTTGGGTTTGGCAACTTGCAATACACTTCAGACATGATGCAACTTTCCGGTCTTGACCCAATGTCGGCGTCTCTCATGCCTCAGTCACGTCTGTTTTGGGATCCATCTAACGATGGTATGCAGATGGACCTGGATGTACCGTTGGGTGTAGATCCGTTCGCCTCTACGCCGCATCGCATGGAGCAAAACATGAACTGGCAAGCCTTCAACCATCAGGTAACTAATCCGATGCAAACACCAGCGTTCCAAAGTTTTCAAGCGTCACCAGGGCCCACGTTCTTAAATCCTCACGCGGAACAGGCACACAATATGAGGCACAGCTCGTTCGTAGCCACGTCTACTAGCGTAAATCCCAGCATGCTGCTCAGCACTTACGACCCCAATATGATCACTTCGCCTGAGACACTGCAGCTGCAGTCGTCTGTGAACGTGGGCTCGAGGCAACCTTATGAGACTCAGTTGCGCGACGCTCAAGCTGAAAGGGAACAGGTTAGAAGAGCAAGGAGCCAACACTCGCGCAGTAACACAAATTCTTCGTCTGGCTCAACAGAAAACGTAAAACCTGGATTGCAGCGAAGCAACACTGATAGTATGATGAAGAGTCGGTCACTGACAACAGAGGCCCGAATATCCATTCCAACCAACCTCTCTACAATTCCCAGACGTTCATCTCCACTAAAACGTCAAAATGGTGGTTCAATGAAAGCAATACCTGAGATCAGGAAGCCACGAACCCGCCTCATCATTGACGAAACTGGTCGAGCTCGCACAGAGACTGTTTCTGctgatgatgacgatgaaaCCCCGAGAGCCATAAGACGAGCATCACAGCAAGATCCTCGCCGACAGTATCCTGACCTGTACGAGCAGGAGGACAGTGGGTCTGAAGAAGATGAGCCGCCTCCAATCCTCAGTCGCAATGCCTCCTTCACGGTCCCACAGCCAGAACGGCGGGCACCGAAACATGCCCGTACAGATAGCGGTGGGTTTGAGGGAGGCGCGTCTTTCAAGGTGGCAAGGCCCGCGCTCAGACCAGCTAGTGCCTTTGATATAGCATCGTTCCAGTCTGCTCGACCGATACGACCATCTGCTGCAGAACATGCATCCCAAAGATCCGCCTCGGCTGATCACTCTCGAGATTCTGAAGTCCATTCCCCTGGGGATGCGCTAGGAGCGCTGAAAAAGATGGTAGGGGAGCGGCAGCAACGGATTG AGCGTGCATCTCAAAATACCCTCAAAGCCCACAACCAACGATGGGCACAGGCCTCAGCTGAAATTTCCAACATTACCCCACCGCATGCCAATGGATTCATCCTTGGCCAATACGATCCCTTTACAAATACATTCAACGGCTCACCAAATAACACACCCTCGACCGATCGAAGTAGTCTCTCGAGCGAAAGTCGATGTATTTGCAATGGTGGCGTTGATGACGACAACGCACCCATGGTGCAGTGCGAGTCCTGCAACAAGTGGCTTCATATGGGCTGTGTCGGTCTTAGCAAAGGGGCTCTACCGCGCGTTTATGTGTGCGTCTTTTGTACCGGACAAACGCCAATCGCAAGGGGTGGACGGCTGAGAGGGCCAGTACCTTTTGAGTCGCCGCTCAACCACAAAACCATGTTCCGAAGATGA
- a CDS encoding UhpC, Sugar phosphate permease, with the protein MAAPRPDEKAATMAPTSHADPASCTTSVSLDKDIAIGLVGEHAREIDPEIEARVLRKIDWFLIPAMIVGYGLVYYDKAILGSAVLFGMTKDLSLSTLNTSTNPPTTNTSRLSWATSLFYFGMLAGLYPMTFALQRFNLGRILGGVVILWALICMLTATVTNHQGLYAQRFFLGFVESIIPTGFMTIVSSYYTQREQAIRQSWWFSSTGLFTIIGGALNYGFAQITSGALKRWQYIYLLAGCLTLLFGIWCFFIPNSCAEAWFLTPTERIVAVERLRKGATGVRCQKIKVSQLKEAATDVKLYLVFLLMASAYTVNGAVSGFGPLIVSTFGWSTLESILWQFPLGGLCLFSILLCGYLSSRIPNIRLILLAANCLPVIAGCVMIWKSKWSYHAAAPVAGYSIIGSFGAVVSQTIVVGMSNVAGATKKSAMAAAIFVAYCVGNIVGPQLIKSQDKVLHYPQLWTGLIICYCITVAAAVGLYVVLKLENKKRDALPVDEAERDMFAFMDLTDKENPYFRYVL; encoded by the exons ATGGCTGCTCCTCGACCAGATGAGAAGGCTGCCACCATGGCACCTACCTCTCATGCAGACCCGGCCTCATGTACAACCTCAGTATCACTAGATAAAGACATTGCAATCGGGCTAGTTGGAGAGCATGCACGCGAAATCGACCCAGAGATAGAAGCACGAGTTCTTCGAAAGATAGACTGGTTCCTAATCCCAGCCATGATAGTCG GCTATGGACTAGTATACTACGACAAAGCCATCCTCGGCTCTGCCGTCCTCTTCGGCATGACAAAAGACCTCTCCCTTAGCACACTCAACACCTCCACCAATCCCCCTACAACAAATACATCGCGCCTCTCATGGGCAACATCCCTCTTTTACTTCGGCATGCTCGCGGGCCTCTATCCCATGACATTTGCCCTCCAGCGCTTCAATCTAGGCCGTATCCTCGGCGGCGTGGTAATCCTCTGGGCTTTGATCTGCATGCTCACTGCGACCGTGACCAATCACCAAGGCCTCTACGCACAGCGTTTCTTCCTGGGTTTCGTGGAGAGTATCATACCAACGGGTTTCATGACGATTGTCTCGAGCTACTACACCCAGCGCGAACAAGCTATTCGACAAAGTTGGTGGTTTAGCTCCACGGGCTTGTTTACTATTATCGGTGGCGCGCTCAACTACGGGTTCGCACAGATTACGTCCGGGGCACTTAAACGCTGGCAGTATATCTACCTACTCGCGGGGTGTCTGACGCTGTTGTTTGGTATCTGGTGTTTCTTCATTCCAAACTCCTGTGCGGAAGCGTGGTTTCTCACTCCCACCGAGCGCATCGTTGCTGTTGAGCGTCTGCGTAAGGGGGCAACGGGTGTCCGGTGTCAGAAAATCAAGGTCTCGCAACTCAAAGAGGCGGCGACAGATGTCAAGTTATACCTCGTTTTCCTCCTAATGGCGTCTGCGTATACCGTCAATGGCGCAGTATCGGGTTTTGGTCCGCTTATCGTTAGTACATTTGGCTGGTCCACGCTCGAATCGATACTATGGCAGTTTCCACTCGGCGGCCTGTGTCTCTTTTCCATCCTGTTGTGCGGGTACCTCAGCTCGCGGATTCCTAATATTAGACTCATCCTACTTGCGGCAAACTGTCTCCCCGTCATTGCGGGCTGCGTCATGATCTGGAAGAGTAAGTGGAGCTATCATGCCGCAGCGCCTGTAGCAGGATACTCTATCATTGGCTCTTTCGGCGCCGTGGTCAGCCAGACGATTGTCGTTGGTATGTCGAACGTTGCTGGTGCAACCAAGAAGAGCGCCATGGCCGCTGCGATTTTCGTGGCGTATTGCGTAGGCAATATTGTGGGACCACAGTTGATCAAGAGTCAGGATAAGGTGCTGCACTATCCGCAGTTGTGGACGGGGCTGATCATATG TTATTGTATtactgttgctgctgctgtaGGGCTGTATGTTGTGCTTAAGCTTGAGAACAAGAAGCGAGACGCTCTTCCTGTTGATGAAGCTGAAAGGGATATGTTTGCTTTCATGGATCTAACGGACAAAGAGAACCCATATTTCAGGTATGTACTATAG
- a CDS encoding EST1-DNA-bind multi-domain protein — translation MAANTEQLDRRAKAIEKELYKRADGGSACAELAAVLQEYRAACEALIFSNFEYASAHELQTTLWNAHLKVNAIFRQEHKLLKRSKDHVVEIRKFQKLYLQFIKASQRFYRQYILNLDTQFDGIPELRKIAQKWKDDTSRSSSRQRIPATLKTQVLLSCHQTLIQLGDLSRYRETELVEKNKERNWGPAKGYYDLAAEIYPDSGHAPNQLAVIAREDGDHFRCVYHLYRSLASREPYPQAKANLATEFKRVIAAWDSGQLINNHKSAEGNTGRALIAWFIRLHSKLYKGEEFAAHDELEGEVLSHLAIELKERPLDSVLTKIILINMSAEYFATVQLQSANPPPNVMRTYFYYLRLNVKTFFILLQILQPELDRLFEGNDVKLQNGDRSTQLSDKITAVARRILPGLRLYSTWFTRFWKVLNANIADTLNTVDVQEVWKAYAATLSLLASSFPVDQLPRENYMLEEDTDTIGFEPLIHPDTMKVWYEGDNMKQKWTDLERNHPNVEMLMRVKDLLIDGLLLTQNEEAPLDLDLAGSRFIYREEGLPSELLASPTNQTAGSPVLSVQAADMPLFQNIEAPIAEDQKSYSIAAGSESASTTIAKDNAMRDMVDDLVGGETGLDPLVEEDENIPPTPPEQTFDDTAVVNDNMFAPAALSINDLVNSVKNYKPLSPVPPSTLLATPMGRSGSTSSIRQLPNLPSVPDGQWNSNSIWNRTPGPASPSMLNSNGFVNDMRRSPMIGTKTDLSGHVRGDSANSLLSVDNITPSTTRAQRPLSGSFSGGIGSGAAWGTQSSPSTWGSPYANNFTSNQQYGYANGANMASPVLFSSYRDNADSQWGRTPPNGQGG, via the exons ATGGCTGCGAATACTGAACAACTAGACAG GCGGGCAAAGGCGATTGAGAAGGAGCTGTATAAGCGCGCCGATGGCGGCTCCGCCTGCGCCGAGTTGGCTGCCGTGCTGCAAGA GTACCGCGCCGCCTGCGAAGCCCTCATCTTCTCAAACTTCGAGTACGCCTCGGCCCACGAACTTCAGACGACGCTGTGGAATGCGCATCTGAAGGTCAATGCCATATTCCGCCAGGAGCATAAACTC CTCAAGCGCTCCAAAGACCATGTCGTCGAGATCAGAAAGTTTCAAAAGTTATATCTCCAGTTCATCAAGGCCAGCCAGCGCTTCTACCGCCAGTACATACTGAACCTCGACACGCAGTTCGACGGCATCCCCGAGCTGCGCAAGATTGCCCAAAAATGGAAGGATGACA CCTCCAGGTCCTCTTCACGTCAGCGCATCCCCGCCACCCTCAAGACCCAGGTCCTCCTCTCCTGCCACCAGACGCTCATCCAGCTCGGCGACCTCTCCCGCTACCGCGAAACCGAACTCGTCGAAAAGAACAAGGAGCGCAACTGGGGCCCAGCCAAGGGATACTATGATCTCGCAGCCGAAATATACCCCGACTCAGGACATGCGCCCAACCAGCTCGCTGTAATCGCGCGCGAAGATGGCGACCACTTCCGCTGCGTCTACCACCTCTACCGCTCGCTAGCAAGCAGAGAGCCATATCCACAGGCCAAGGCCAATCTAGCCACCGAGTTCAAGCGCGTCATTGCCGCCTGGGACAGTGGTCAGCTCATCAATAACCACAAGTCGGCCGAAGGCAACACTGGTCGTGCCCTCATTGCCTGGTTCATCAGACTGCACAGCAAGCTCTACAAGGGTGAGGAATTTGCTGCACATGATGAATTGGAAGGCGAGGTGCTCAGCCATCTGGCCATCGAGCTCAAAGAGCGCCCACTCGACTCGGTCTTGACTAAGATCATACTCATCAACATGTCGGCCGAATACTTCGCCACAGTGCAGCTACAGAGCGCAAACCCGCCCCCGAACGTCATGCGCACATACTTCTACTACCTCCGCCTGAACGTCAAGACTTTCTTCATCCTCCTCCAGATCCTGCAGCCGGAGCTGGACCGCTTGTTCGAAGGCAACGACGTGAAACTTCAAAATGGCGACCGTTCCACTCAGCTTTCTGACAAGATCACTGCAGTAGCTCGTCGCATCCTCCCAGGACTCCGTCTGTACAGCACATGGTTTACACGTTTTTGGAAAGTTCTCAACGCTAACATTGCTGACACACTGAACACTGTCGATGTGCAAGAGGTGTGGAAGGCATATGCGGCTACCCTGTCGCTTTTGGCATCGAGCTTCCCTGTCGATCAGCTTCCGAGAGAAAACTACATGCTTGAGGAAGACACTGACACGATTGGATTCGAGCCGTTGATCCACCCTGACACCATGAAGGTGTGGTACGAAGGGGACAACATGAAGCAGAAATGGACCGACTTGGAGCGCAACCATCCCAACGTCGAGATGCTTATGCGAGTCAAAGACTTGCTCATTGACGGTCTTCTCCTTACGCAGAATGAAGAAGCCCCCTTGGATCTCGACCTGGCTGGTTCGCGTTTCATCTATCGGGAAGAAGGCCTGCCGTCTGAGCTCTTAGCAAGTCCTACCAACCAAACCGCAGGGTCGCCGGTTCTCTCTGTGCAGGCGGCAGACATGCCCCTATTTCAAAATATAGAGGCACCCATTGCCGAAGACCAGAAGTCATACAGCATCGCCGCGGGCTCAGAATCTGCATCTACCACCATTGCCAAGGACAACGCAATGCGCGATATGGTAGATGATCTTGTAGGAGGGGAAACTGGGCTGGATCCGTTGGTTGAAGAAGACGAGAACATTCCGCCAACTCCACCCGAGCAAACATTTGATGACACTGCCGTCGTCAACGACAACATGTTTGCGCCAGCAGCTCTGTCCATCAACGACCTGGTTAACTCGGTTAAGAACTACAAGCCCCTGTCTCCGGTTCCTCCCTCGACGCTGCTCGCTACGCCAATGGGCAGGTCTGGTTCTACTTCATCTATTCGCCAGCTGCCGAACCTACCTTCCGTCCCTGACGGTCAGTGGAACTCGAACTCCATTTGGAACCGCACACCTGGACCAGCATCGCCGTCCATGTTGAACAGCAACGGGTTTGTAAATGATATGCGCAGGTCGCCCATGATTGGTACAAAGACCGACTTGTCCGGTCATGTGCGGGGTGATTCAGCAAACTCGCTCCTGAGCGTTGACAACATCACTCCTAGCACCACCAGAGCACAAAGGCCGCTGAGTGGTAGTTTCAGTGGTGGTATCGGTAGTGGCGCTGCCTGGGGAACCCAAAGTAGTCCTTCCACCTGGGGCTCACCCTATGCCAATAACTTCACCAGCAACCAGCAGTATGGATATGCAAACGGTGCCAACATGGCTAGTCCAGTACTGTTCAGCTCTTACCGAGACAACGCTGATAGTCAGTGGGGGCGTACTCCACCAAACGGCCAAGGCGGTTGA
- a CDS encoding MhpC, hydrolase or acyltransferase (alpha-beta hydrolase superfamily), which translates to MTSHKPFSTVPGGAQQQPTPFDLHVDEEKLQDFKTLLKLNPIAKETFENKQDEGGHGKFGISRKWIVNAKKQWMEGFDWRKEEDYINSFPNFKTTINDDDGGKYDIHFAALFSNKPDAIPIAFYHGWPGSFLEFLPLMDLLHKKYTPDNLPYHIIVPSLPGFTLSSGPSLQKNWKVADAARIMHKHLLSLGFGSTGYLVQGGDIGSLVARQMAATYADCKGMHLNFVLSHDIQSYSAPEDKLSEAEKKGLERANEFREVGRGYAIEHQTRPSTIGLVLASSPIAQLAWIGEKFLAWSDPSTTPPLNTILADITLYWLTGCYPTSIYTYRDTIKMLYVDKPMGYSWFPYELSPTPKAWAEKTGKMVFFRAHEEGGHFAALERPETLWEDVEEYVKIAWK; encoded by the exons ATGACGTCACACAAGCCTTTCAGCACCGTACCAGGTGGCGCGCAGCAACAGCCAACACCGTTTGACTTGCATGTTGACGAAGAGAAGTTGCAAGACTTCAAGACACTGCTCAAATTGAACCCAATCGCGAAAGAAACGTTTGAGAACAAGCAGGATGAGGGAGGACATGGAAAGTTCGGGATCAGCCGGAAGTGGATAGTTAATGCAAAGAAGCAATGGATGGAAGGCTTTGACTG GCGTAAAGAAGAAGACTACATCAACTCATTCCCCAACTTCAAGACGACGATCAACGACGATGATGGCGGCAAATATGATATTCACTTTGCTGCCCTATTCTCCAACAAGCCAGATGCCATCCCCATCGCCTTTTACCACGGATGGCCTGGCTCGTTCCTCGAATTCTTGCCTCTCATGGATTTGCTGCACAAGAAGTATACGCCCGATAACCTACCTTACCACATCATTGTGCCATCACTTCCTGGCTTTACGCTGTCATCTGGACCCTCGCTCCAAAAGAACTGGAAAGTTGCAGATGCGGCACGCATCATGCACAAACATCTTCTCTCTCTAGGCTTCGGCTCGACAGGCTACCTTGTGCAAGGTGGTGATATCGGCAGCCTTGTCGCGCGGCAGATGGCGGCAACATATGCAGACTGCAAAGGGATGCACTTGAACTTCGTTCTCAGCCATGATATCCAGTCTTATTCTGCACCAGAGGACAAGCTCAGCGAAGCAGAGAAGAAAGGCCTTGAGAGGGCGAACGAGTTCAGGGAAGTAGGCCGCGGCTATGCCATCGAACACCAAACAAGACCTTCGACTATCGGCCTCGTACTCGCAAGTTCTCCCATCGCCCAATTGGCTTGGATTGGCGAGAAGTTTCTTGCTTGGTCTGATCCCTCTACTACACCCCCCTTGAATACTATCTTAGCCGACATCACCCTATATTGGCTGACTGGGTGTTATCCGACGTCGATCTACACGTACAGAGACACCATCAAGATGCTGTATGTGGACAAGCCGATGGGCTATAGCTGGTTTCCGTATGAACTTTCCCCAACTCCAAAGGCTTGGGCAGAGAAGACAGGAAAGATGGTCTTCTTCCGCGCACATGAAGAGGGTGGACACTTTGCAGCTTTGGAAAGGCCTGAGACGCTGTGGGAAGATGTGGAGGAGTATGTTAAGATTGCTTGGAAGTGA
- a CDS encoding CENP-N multi-domain protein, protein MSGGSAHVHVHAEHEAAARSKALPLSLPLMTSLSNVAAGSSHHKGSRLPTIQPASPNKGAPHASPTSNRPAYFAIPKGHPHATAIVSSASSTTESLSELTPSSSRDSLPHPQGRNGPTTPQKQSRNNRRKTPTKSGGRWSRGGASSDDTATDRKPPTSQPAEHAQSTTRSPHTSSKTRHQPSIATNTPSNHQPRFMATAFGGPSGDSRRGVVSPRPKGRGMTKPHTYIGLNATSDSPM, encoded by the coding sequence ATGTCCGGCGGCTCAGCACATGTGCATGTGCATGCTGAACATGAGGCGGCCGCACGCAGCAAAGCGTTACCGCTGTCGTTGCCGTTGATGACCTCCCTCTCTAATGTGGCAGCAGGAAGCTCTCACCACAAAGGCAGCCGGTTGCCCACCATTCAGCCTGCGTCGCCGAACAAGGGCGCGCCGCACGCTTCACCAACCTCCAACCGCCCTGCATACTTTGCGATCCCAAAGGGCCACCCACATGCGACTGCCATTGTCAGTTCTGCGTCGTCGACTACTGAATCACTATCCGAGTTGACACCGTCATCGTCGCGGGATTCGCTACCGCACCCCCAAGGGCGCAACGGCCCTACCACGCCCCAGAAGCAGTCGCGTAACAACCGGCGGAAGACTCCAACAAAGTCGGGTGGCAGATGGAGTAGAGGAGGCGCTTCTTCAGATGACACGGCCACCGACCGCAAACCGCCCACCTCCCAGCCAGCTGAGCACGCGCAGAGCACCACCCGCTCCCCCCACACTTCGTCCAAGACACGCCACCAACCCTCTATTGCTACCAACACCCCATCGAACCACCAGCCGCGATTCATGGCAACAGCCTTTGGAGGTCCTTCGGGTGACTCGCGACGGGGAGTAGTATCTCCTCGCCCCAAGGGTCGCGGTATGACGAAACCACACACTTATATAGGCCTGAATGCCACGTCTGACTCGCCCATGTAG
- a CDS encoding Pkinase domain containing protein — translation MHAKEPAIDWHTQDFQEFVPQNFESQQMVDPNVGYDPFSTPTNISSMAGPSHQPPTINPYAQDASATYFQNANAFQNPAYHLYWPVGPQPSGLLAYQRTAHDFFIPDALREELQKKAEIARQVAPNSTLPAIEQFHSLFCLDISPQKNTAPFGYASWIYKAVSSKDGKTYALRRLENFRLTSETAIRSAQPWKRVLNGNVVTIHEAFTTRAFGDSSLILVTDYHPNSKSLADEHFKPAQRFHGRQPTSSHVPEQVLWGYTVQIASALKAIHGSGLAARLITPSKILLTSKNRIRLNACSIMDIVQFDNARPVSELQADDFIQLGRLILCIANNNPTAHLQMQKSIDYITRSYTARLKECVQWLLNPQPSSGSPSSPTSPVPMQKDIDTFLAGIADQFASVFDSELHAQDTLIVNLGRELESSRLVRLLIKLSMINERPELDASQNMPGNAGASSSTVWAETGERYYLKLFRDYVFHQVDQNGHPVTDLAHVLDCLNKLDAGTDEKIPLISRDEQNVLIVSYREVKRALESAFQDL, via the exons ATGCACGCGAAAGAGCCTGCCATCGATTGGCATACGCAAGATTTCCAAGAATTCGTTCCCCAGAACTTTGAGAGCCAGCAGATG GTCGATCCCAATGTTGGCTACGATCCCTTCAGTACTCCCACCAATATCTCTTCAATGGCCGGCCCAAGCCACCAACCGCCTACCATCAATCCCTATGCTCAAGATGCCTCGGCGACGTACTTTCAAAACGCCAATGCTTTCCAAAACCCAGCGTACCACTTGTACTGGCCGGTAGGACCGCAACCAAGCGGGCTTTTAGCTTATCAGCGAACGGCGCATGACTTTTTTATTCCGGATGCCTTACGAGAAGAATTACAGAAAAAGGCGGAAATTGCGCGACAAGTTGCTCCTAATAGCACTTTGCCAGCTATCGAGCAGTTTCATTCTTTGTTTTGCTTGGATATTTCGCCACAAAAGAACACAGCACCGTTCGGCTATGCCAGCTGGATCTACAAAGCCGTGTCTAGCAAAGATGGCAAGACGTATGCGCTACGCCGTCTGGAAAACTTTCGTCTCACGAGCGAGACTGCCATTAGGTCTGCTCAACCCTGGAAACGCGTCTTGAACGGCAATGTGGTAACCATCCATGAAGCATTTACCACTCGCGCTTTCGGCGACAGTTCCTTGATCCTGGTCACAGACTACCACCCAAACTCCAAGTCGCTTGCTGACGAACACTTCAAACCAGCGCAACGGTTCCATGGTAGGCAGCCAACGTCATCCCATGTACCAGAGCAAGTGTTATGGGGTTACACTGTCCAGATTGCATCTGCTTTAAAAGCCATACACGGGTCCGGCTTGGCTGCAAGGCTGATAACGCCTTCGAAAATACTCCTTACGTCCAAGAACAGGATACGATTGAACGCATGCAGTATCATGGATATCGTTCAGTTCGACAATGCTCGTCCTGTTTCCGAACTCCAAGCCGACGACTTTATCCAGCTCGGACGATTGATACTTTGCATCGCAAATAACAATCCCACGGCTCACTTGCAGATGCAAAAGTCAATAGACTACATCACTCGGAGTTATACAGCCCGCCTCAAGGAATGCGTTCAGTGGCTTCTCAACCCTCAACCGTCATCCGGATCGCCATCGTCTCCTACTTCACCTGTGCCGATGCAGAAAGACATTGATACCTTCCTTGCGGGCATCGCTGATCAGTTCGCTTCCGTTTTCGACAGTGAGCTACATGCTCAGGATACACTGATCGTCAACCTTGGGAGAGAGTTAGAATCATCAAGGCTAGTCCGCCTGCTTATCAAACTCAGCATGATCAATGAGCGACCCGAGCTAGACGCCTCCCAAAACATGCCAGGAAATGCTGGTGCAAGTTCATCCACGGTATGGGCGGAGACAGGAGAACGCTACTACCTTAAACTTTTTCGCGACTACGTTTTCCACCAAGTGGATCAGAACGGTCATCCAGTTACCGATCTGGCGCACGTGTTGGACTGCTTGAACAAATTGGACGCGGGTACCGACGAGAAGATACCGCTCATAAGCAGAGACGAGCAGAATGTTTTGATCGTCAGTTACCGCGAGGTGAAGCGGGCGCTGGAGTCGGCCTTCCAAGACTTG TGA
- a CDS encoding RbsK, Sugar kinase, ribokinase family — protein MPGNYELLCLENPLLDIQGVGDQALLDKYGLKANDAILADPEKHMGLYEDLIQNYKAVLIAGGAAQNTARGAAYILEPNSVVYIGCIGKDKYGETLEKISADAGVKTEYLYDEKTPTGRCGVVITGHNRSLCTDLAAANNYKLEHLKEERIWKQVENAKVFYVGGFHLTVCVPAIKALAEEAAAKDKQFILNLSAPFISQFFKDPLDEILPYVDILIGNETEAAAFAEAHGYETKDVKEIAKKIASLPKKNTNRPRTVVITQGTDPTIAVSAKDGSDVDVKEVSVHAITEDKINDTNGAGDAFAGGFVAGIVQGKPLEKAIDMGQWLAKLSIQELGPSYPQPKQTYSS, from the exons ATGCCTGGAAACTACGAACTACTTTGCCTCGAAAACCCGCTTCTGGATATCCAGGGTGTTGG TGACCAGGCTCTCCTCGACAAGTATGGCTTGAAGGCCAACGATGCGATCCTTGCCGATCCCGAGAAGCACATGGGTCTCTACGAGGACCTGATTCAGAACTACAAGGCCGTTCTCATTGCTGGCGGTGCAGCGCAAAACACAGCGAGAGGTGCGGCATATATCCTTGAGCCAAACTCGGTCGTCTACATTGGCTGTATTGGCAAGGACAAGTACGGTGAGACGCTGGAGAAGATCTCTGCCGATGCTGGTGTCAAGACCGAGTACCTCTACGATGAGAAGACGCCCACCGGTCGCTGCGGTGTTGTCATCACTGGCCACAACCGTTCCTTGTGCACAGACCTCGCCGCTGCGAACAACTACAAGCTCGAGCACTTGAAGGAGGAGCGCATCTGGAAACAGGTCGAGAATGCCAAGGTCTTTTACGTCGGCGGATTCCACTTGACTGTCTGTGTTCCAGCTATCAAGGCGCTGGCCGAGGAGGCTGCCGCTAAAGACAAG CAATTTATTCTCAACCTTTCTGCGCCCTTCATTTCGCAATTCTTCAAGGACCCTCTCGACGAGATTCTGCCATACGTCGACATTCTCATTGGCAACGAGACCGAAGCCGCCGCATTCGCCGAAGCCCACGGTTACGAGACCAAGGATGTCAAGGAAATTGCGAAGAAGATTGCCAGCTTGCCCAAGAAGAACACCAACCGACCAAGGACCGTCGTCATCACCCAGGGCACCGACCCCACCATTGCCGTCAGCGCAAAGGACGGCAGCGACGTCGATGTCAAAGAAGTCTCCGTGCACGCAATCACCGAAGACAAGATCAACGACACCAACGGTGCCGGTGATGCCTTTGCCGGTGGTTTCGTCGCCGGTATCGTCCAGGGCAAGCCGCTCGAGAAGGCCATCGACATGGGCCAGTGGCTCGCCAAGCTCAGCATCCAGGAGCTGGGTCCCTCGTACCCGCAGCCCAAGCAAACTTACAGCAGCTAA